Proteins from a genomic interval of Nocardia sp. BMG51109:
- a CDS encoding SDR family NAD(P)-dependent oxidoreductase, whose protein sequence is MKPLSAAITDGDRIYAVIRGSATNQDGRTNGLSVPSEGAQAQMIIDACRDAGVAPSDIGYVEAHGTGTAVGDPIEARALGMALSPGRNGHDPCIVGAVKSNLGHLESAAGIAGIIKACLVVRNGEIPANIHAEQPNTTIRFPELGLRLAQERQPWPEGRPRLACVNSFGFGGSNAHIVLEGPPDDAPACSGVEIDGEIHQPVLFVLSAKTEAALRAYADRYADFLGEPGTAALLPAVASVQARARTHYDHRLAMVCSSADELRTALRDVVAGSPLDAVRRGVKAPGTPDVAFVFSGQGPQWWGMARELLHRNPVFRQTVGRVDAELCRYADWSVVEELLRDEADSRIGETYIAQPALFAVQLGLAALWQSWGIVPAAVVGHSIGEVAAAFVSGMLSFEDAVRVIFHRSRLQQKASGKGKMLAVGLPHSEAERRITAYRGRVAVAALNGPESVALAGDPDALEEIVRDLERDKIFCRVLQVGVAFHSHHMDPLRDELLAALSGLTPGPVTIPMYSTVTGDVVATGALDAEYWWRNVRAPVRFAPTIDRLIEDRHLAFVELGPHPIHTTAIAELLERQRAEGVVVPSLHRNQDDRVTLLTSLAALYAKGFDVEWDTLFDGIRERVPVPFYPWQRETYWLEAPSSRGRRFPALKHPLVGAESHVADEPGKYVWELVLDPARFPWLEDHRVQGPIVFPGAAYLDMVLGCAEDAFGAGRYSLEEVEFRRALFVLDDRPAPVVQVVLTPALHYSVYSRQHGDEDWSLHSVGVLRRGAPDAALPASLSQLRDDLPVEVDPAELYGKLRNNGLLLGPTFKAIVELAYADLRSVGQIETPTSLQDEAPRHAIHPAVLDSCFQSLTVAMDNEPNSEAKTLYLPVGVERLSFYAKASGRVHCYGRVRPSEVPMYCESDLWIVADDGTLVAELEGFKGKSITQLTDQGDALVQWCYEHRWRPAPVRTKTRMSADFLPSEATLLSAVEPVIDELRNWPLNREYHAVTESKMNRLCIAYVTEAFHRLGMDLSAGRRFTLDEAAREMGVHDKHRRYLGRLLELLTLHGITADDADMWEIRSEPARVDTSSMLALLREQHPEWQCEYAVLERCGTEQDAVLRNRVNPIELIFPEREFQSVVDLYDISFSFGKYNRIVREVVAECVRTLPDDRPVRVLEIGAGTGGTTGYVLPELPADRAEYVYSDVAQLFLAKARQRFAHLDFVDYRILDIELDVEEQGFDPHYFDIVIASNVLHATENLGATVDNVRRLLTARGMLLIVEATVQPHWVDLTFGTTDGWWKFGDHELRPTYPLMSEATWRNFLPTKGFGKVQIFSDRATPRESCNSVIVARGPEVDFELHRPRAEPGAWVVLADAGGVADHYLSLVGEAGAAGVVVTPGAEFEQVDEHRFRVCATSSADLKRVLERVREQAGDVAGVLHLWNLDFEGSELTTELLPEMESHGAYSAVALVQAVEELDWSTTPRFWMATCGAHVLDREDRIALTQVPIWGVLRVLLSERSSLRAKIIDFDPATDAAQRAAQLFDELLHGQTAEDEVAFRGDARFVDRLEHISLQDLEVSAAIPARVSDEIPFALAVPAEPEIERLRYERQASPVPGPGDVVVRPLAVGLNFRDVMLSLGMLSEGATFGGLYDDNLGMECTGVVTQVGPDVEGLVPGDRVVAFARGCFGSTARTDARLAFPVPSTVSAIEAATLPMAYLTAWYALVEVGRLRAGERVLVHAATGGVGLAAVHIAHSLGATVVATAGSDDKRDYLRSLGVEAVFDSRSSTFAEAIRQHCDGVDVVLNSLQGEKIPKSLELLRPRGRFLEIGKKDIYDDYKLGLKPFGNNLSYTAIDIDRLLLDEPALCRDAMTKVLERVASGVLPPLPHTDFGVADVASAFRYMASAKQIGKVVVDIAPDTEVLVHPASAGDLTFDADGTYLVTGGYTGFGLRTAQWLVGAGARTVVLVGRRARIDAENDLPIATMRAQGATVVLERADVSIEAEVASLFERMASLPALRGVFHAAMVLEDVALATMTEEQFLRAVRPKVDGAWHLHNQTRELGLDAFVMYSSMTWYIGTPGQANYAAANGFLEALAIHRRELGLPALTINWGALGEVGFVARTKLDTLTRMGWTAISPDHALGFVGRCLAQGISRASVFGVNWAKISQVMPIIRSSPRLAHLSLEDPTGSAATSGTEGMRAELLELPSDARESRLVSALSRQIARIFDMPVERLALDVSLTDLGMDSLMAGQIRNALAKHLEIDFPTMGLMRGPTLTELAAEVLAQVAGTEDLPASAPETSGPQRWFRTTRDRSDTSSLRVFALPFFGGGASVFGPWADHLPNSIEVVAIQYPGREERIDEAPIDSMPALIADLADAMLPHLDRPFAIYGHSMGGLLAYELTKYLERQYAEIPRKLIVAGWPSPALVERYLRNFERLDGFDIDRESDVGVLRALRDNGLFTADVDDASVEPLMPSIRADLRMLGNYRFENSVVVQAPITVLRGAEDPLFDEGRLRAWEDMTSGTFSFTTVVGDHLFVRNPGAGVMRTIAAELS, encoded by the coding sequence TTGAAGCCGCTGTCGGCGGCGATCACCGACGGCGATCGTATCTACGCCGTGATCCGTGGAAGCGCGACCAACCAGGATGGTCGCACGAACGGCCTCTCGGTCCCCAGCGAGGGCGCGCAGGCGCAAATGATCATCGATGCCTGCCGCGATGCCGGCGTTGCGCCTTCGGACATCGGCTACGTCGAAGCACACGGGACCGGAACGGCCGTCGGTGATCCGATCGAGGCGCGCGCTCTCGGGATGGCACTGTCTCCCGGGCGAAACGGGCACGACCCCTGCATCGTCGGCGCGGTGAAATCGAATCTGGGTCATCTCGAGTCGGCCGCCGGAATCGCCGGAATCATCAAGGCGTGCCTAGTTGTGCGAAACGGTGAAATTCCGGCGAATATTCATGCGGAGCAACCGAATACGACGATTCGGTTTCCAGAATTGGGCCTGCGGCTTGCCCAGGAACGCCAACCGTGGCCCGAAGGCAGGCCCCGCCTGGCGTGTGTGAATTCGTTCGGGTTCGGTGGATCCAATGCGCACATCGTCCTCGAGGGGCCTCCGGATGATGCGCCGGCGTGCTCCGGTGTGGAGATCGATGGCGAAATACATCAGCCCGTGCTGTTCGTGCTGAGCGCGAAGACGGAGGCCGCGTTGCGGGCGTATGCCGACCGTTACGCCGACTTCCTCGGAGAGCCCGGGACAGCGGCTCTGCTGCCCGCCGTCGCGTCGGTGCAGGCGCGGGCGCGTACACACTACGACCACCGTCTCGCCATGGTGTGCTCGTCGGCGGACGAGCTGCGCACCGCCCTTCGTGATGTGGTGGCGGGTTCGCCGCTCGATGCGGTCCGCCGCGGCGTGAAAGCGCCCGGCACCCCCGACGTGGCCTTCGTGTTCTCGGGCCAGGGCCCGCAATGGTGGGGTATGGCGCGTGAGCTTCTCCACCGGAACCCGGTGTTCCGGCAGACCGTCGGCCGCGTCGATGCCGAGCTGTGCAGGTACGCCGACTGGAGCGTGGTCGAGGAGCTACTCCGGGATGAAGCCGACAGTCGAATCGGCGAGACATACATCGCGCAACCGGCCCTCTTCGCGGTCCAGCTCGGACTGGCGGCGCTCTGGCAGAGCTGGGGAATCGTCCCCGCGGCCGTCGTCGGTCACAGTATCGGTGAGGTCGCGGCCGCCTTCGTCTCGGGGATGCTGTCCTTCGAGGACGCGGTGCGGGTGATCTTTCATCGAAGCCGGTTGCAGCAGAAGGCATCCGGCAAGGGGAAGATGCTCGCGGTCGGTCTGCCGCACAGCGAGGCGGAACGCCGGATCACCGCGTATCGCGGGCGGGTGGCCGTCGCGGCACTGAACGGCCCGGAATCGGTCGCCCTCGCCGGCGATCCGGACGCGCTCGAGGAGATCGTGCGTGACCTCGAGCGGGACAAGATCTTCTGCCGCGTACTGCAGGTCGGTGTGGCGTTCCACAGCCACCATATGGATCCGCTGCGGGACGAGTTGCTCGCCGCGCTGTCCGGGCTCACCCCGGGGCCGGTAACCATTCCGATGTATTCGACGGTCACGGGAGATGTCGTCGCGACCGGAGCGCTCGATGCCGAATACTGGTGGCGCAATGTTCGCGCACCCGTGCGGTTCGCGCCCACCATCGATCGCCTCATCGAGGACCGGCACCTGGCATTCGTCGAGCTGGGCCCGCACCCCATTCACACGACCGCCATCGCCGAATTACTCGAGAGGCAGCGAGCCGAGGGCGTCGTCGTGCCGTCGCTGCACCGGAACCAGGACGATCGCGTCACCCTCCTGACGTCCCTCGCCGCGCTGTACGCCAAGGGGTTCGACGTGGAATGGGACACCCTGTTCGACGGTATCCGCGAACGCGTACCGGTGCCGTTCTACCCGTGGCAGCGTGAAACGTATTGGCTCGAAGCGCCGTCCTCACGCGGCCGGCGGTTTCCGGCGCTGAAGCATCCGCTCGTCGGCGCCGAGAGCCACGTTGCGGACGAGCCGGGCAAATACGTCTGGGAACTGGTCCTCGATCCGGCCCGATTTCCGTGGCTGGAGGATCACCGAGTCCAGGGGCCCATCGTCTTTCCTGGAGCGGCGTACCTCGACATGGTGCTCGGCTGTGCGGAAGATGCCTTCGGCGCGGGCCGCTACTCGCTCGAAGAGGTCGAGTTCCGCCGTGCACTGTTCGTCCTCGACGACCGCCCGGCTCCCGTCGTGCAGGTGGTCCTGACACCGGCGCTGCACTACTCGGTGTACAGCCGTCAGCACGGCGATGAGGACTGGAGTCTGCATTCGGTCGGCGTGCTTCGCCGCGGTGCACCCGACGCCGCGCTCCCGGCGTCGTTGTCGCAGCTGCGCGACGACCTGCCCGTCGAGGTCGATCCCGCGGAACTTTACGGCAAGCTCCGGAACAACGGCTTGCTGCTGGGCCCGACCTTCAAGGCGATCGTCGAGCTCGCGTACGCTGATCTGAGGTCCGTCGGGCAGATCGAAACGCCGACGTCGCTGCAGGACGAGGCGCCACGCCATGCGATTCATCCGGCGGTCCTCGATTCGTGTTTCCAGTCGCTGACCGTCGCGATGGACAACGAACCGAACAGCGAAGCCAAGACGCTCTACCTGCCGGTCGGGGTCGAACGGCTCAGCTTCTATGCGAAGGCGAGCGGTCGCGTGCACTGCTACGGACGAGTGCGCCCGAGCGAGGTCCCCATGTATTGCGAAAGCGATCTGTGGATCGTCGCCGACGATGGCACGCTCGTGGCCGAGCTCGAAGGCTTCAAGGGCAAGTCCATCACCCAGCTCACCGATCAGGGCGACGCGCTCGTCCAGTGGTGCTACGAACACCGTTGGCGGCCGGCTCCGGTGCGCACGAAGACCCGCATGTCGGCCGATTTCCTCCCCTCCGAAGCGACCCTGCTCTCAGCCGTCGAACCGGTGATCGACGAGCTGCGGAACTGGCCGCTCAACCGCGAGTACCACGCCGTGACGGAATCGAAGATGAACCGGCTGTGCATCGCCTACGTGACCGAGGCATTCCACCGGCTGGGCATGGATCTCTCGGCGGGGCGGCGCTTCACGCTGGACGAGGCCGCGCGCGAGATGGGGGTGCACGACAAGCACCGCCGGTACCTCGGCCGTTTGCTGGAATTGCTTACGCTGCACGGTATTACCGCCGATGACGCCGACATGTGGGAGATACGGTCCGAGCCCGCCCGAGTCGATACCAGCTCGATGCTGGCCCTGTTGCGTGAGCAGCATCCGGAATGGCAGTGCGAGTACGCCGTACTGGAGCGTTGCGGAACAGAGCAAGACGCTGTCCTCCGCAACCGGGTCAATCCTATCGAGCTCATCTTCCCGGAGCGGGAGTTCCAATCGGTCGTCGATCTCTATGACATTTCGTTCTCTTTCGGTAAGTACAACCGAATCGTCCGCGAGGTCGTCGCGGAGTGCGTCCGAACGCTGCCGGACGACCGGCCGGTGCGCGTGCTGGAGATCGGCGCGGGCACGGGAGGCACCACCGGCTACGTGCTGCCCGAGCTGCCGGCCGACCGTGCGGAATACGTGTATTCCGATGTCGCACAGCTGTTCCTCGCCAAGGCACGCCAGCGGTTCGCCCACCTCGACTTCGTGGATTATCGAATCCTCGACATCGAGCTCGATGTCGAGGAGCAGGGCTTCGATCCGCACTACTTCGACATCGTCATCGCATCGAATGTCCTGCACGCCACCGAGAATCTCGGCGCCACCGTCGACAATGTGAGGCGCCTGCTGACAGCGCGGGGGATGCTGTTGATCGTCGAGGCGACAGTGCAGCCGCATTGGGTGGATCTGACCTTCGGTACGACCGACGGGTGGTGGAAGTTCGGCGATCACGAACTGCGGCCCACCTATCCGCTGATGTCGGAAGCGACGTGGCGAAACTTTCTGCCCACCAAGGGATTCGGGAAAGTCCAGATCTTCTCCGATAGGGCTACACCGCGGGAGTCGTGCAACTCGGTGATCGTGGCACGCGGGCCGGAGGTGGATTTCGAGCTCCATCGGCCGCGCGCCGAACCGGGGGCCTGGGTCGTGCTGGCCGACGCGGGCGGCGTTGCCGACCACTACCTGTCCCTGGTGGGGGAGGCCGGCGCCGCCGGCGTTGTCGTCACGCCCGGTGCGGAATTCGAGCAGGTCGACGAGCACAGATTCCGGGTATGCGCGACGAGCAGCGCGGATCTGAAGCGCGTGCTGGAGCGGGTGCGGGAACAGGCCGGGGACGTGGCCGGCGTCCTGCATCTGTGGAATCTGGATTTCGAGGGTTCGGAGCTCACCACCGAGCTGCTGCCCGAGATGGAAAGTCACGGAGCCTACAGTGCTGTAGCGCTGGTGCAGGCGGTGGAAGAGTTGGACTGGTCTACGACTCCGCGGTTCTGGATGGCGACCTGTGGGGCGCATGTCCTCGATCGCGAGGATCGTATTGCGCTGACGCAGGTTCCGATCTGGGGCGTACTACGGGTTCTGCTGAGCGAGCGCAGCAGCCTGCGGGCGAAGATCATCGACTTCGACCCGGCGACCGACGCTGCACAGCGCGCGGCGCAGCTCTTCGATGAGCTGCTGCACGGGCAGACGGCCGAAGACGAAGTCGCCTTCCGCGGGGACGCACGGTTCGTCGACCGGCTCGAGCACATCTCCCTGCAGGACCTCGAGGTTTCCGCCGCGATTCCCGCTCGGGTATCGGACGAGATCCCCTTCGCGCTGGCCGTCCCCGCCGAGCCCGAGATCGAGCGGCTGCGGTACGAACGACAGGCCTCGCCCGTCCCCGGTCCGGGCGACGTCGTGGTCCGGCCGCTCGCCGTCGGCCTGAACTTCCGCGATGTCATGCTGTCGCTCGGAATGTTGTCGGAGGGAGCGACTTTCGGAGGGCTCTACGACGACAATCTCGGAATGGAATGCACCGGCGTCGTCACGCAGGTCGGACCCGATGTCGAGGGACTCGTCCCGGGCGATCGCGTCGTGGCCTTCGCGCGGGGTTGCTTCGGCTCCACGGCGCGCACCGATGCCCGGCTCGCCTTCCCGGTACCGTCGACTGTGTCGGCCATCGAGGCGGCGACGCTGCCGATGGCGTACTTGACCGCGTGGTACGCCCTGGTGGAAGTGGGCCGGCTGCGTGCGGGCGAGCGGGTTCTCGTCCACGCGGCCACCGGCGGTGTGGGGCTCGCCGCGGTGCACATCGCACACTCACTCGGCGCTACCGTCGTTGCCACCGCCGGCAGCGACGACAAGCGAGACTACCTCCGATCGCTGGGTGTCGAGGCTGTTTTCGACTCTCGCTCTTCGACATTCGCCGAAGCGATCCGGCAGCATTGCGACGGTGTCGATGTGGTGCTCAATTCCCTTCAGGGAGAGAAAATTCCGAAGAGTCTCGAGCTCCTTCGCCCACGCGGGCGTTTCCTGGAGATCGGGAAGAAGGACATCTACGACGACTACAAGCTGGGCTTGAAGCCCTTCGGCAACAATCTGAGCTACACCGCGATCGACATCGACCGATTGCTGCTCGACGAGCCGGCGCTGTGTCGCGATGCCATGACGAAGGTTCTCGAGCGCGTTGCATCGGGTGTGCTGCCCCCGCTCCCGCATACCGATTTCGGCGTGGCCGACGTGGCTTCCGCATTCCGATACATGGCCTCTGCGAAGCAGATCGGCAAGGTCGTCGTCGACATCGCACCGGATACGGAAGTACTCGTCCATCCGGCCTCGGCTGGTGACCTGACGTTCGATGCCGATGGCACATACCTGGTGACGGGCGGCTACACGGGTTTCGGTCTGCGGACCGCCCAATGGCTGGTCGGCGCAGGCGCGCGCACAGTGGTGCTGGTCGGGCGCCGGGCTCGGATCGACGCCGAGAACGATCTGCCGATTGCGACGATGCGGGCACAGGGCGCCACCGTGGTGCTCGAACGTGCCGATGTGTCGATCGAGGCCGAGGTCGCGAGCCTGTTCGAGCGGATGGCATCGCTCCCGGCACTGCGCGGCGTCTTCCATGCCGCGATGGTGCTCGAGGACGTGGCACTGGCCACCATGACCGAGGAGCAGTTCCTTCGAGCCGTCCGGCCGAAGGTCGACGGCGCGTGGCATCTGCACAACCAGACGCGTGAGCTCGGCCTGGATGCGTTCGTGATGTATTCGTCGATGACGTGGTATATCGGAACGCCCGGACAGGCCAACTACGCGGCGGCGAACGGTTTCCTGGAAGCACTGGCGATTCATCGTCGCGAACTCGGATTGCCCGCATTGACGATCAACTGGGGCGCCCTGGGCGAGGTCGGGTTCGTCGCCCGCACCAAGCTCGACACGCTCACACGGATGGGCTGGACAGCGATCTCTCCCGACCATGCGCTCGGCTTCGTCGGAAGATGTCTGGCCCAGGGGATCAGCCGCGCCAGCGTATTCGGCGTGAACTGGGCGAAGATCAGCCAGGTCATGCCGATCATTCGCAGCTCGCCACGGCTGGCGCATCTCTCCCTGGAGGACCCCACCGGCTCTGCTGCCACATCAGGTACCGAGGGCATGCGGGCCGAGCTGCTCGAACTCCCCTCGGACGCACGCGAATCGCGGCTCGTCTCGGCGCTGTCCCGGCAGATCGCCCGGATCTTCGATATGCCGGTCGAACGGCTGGCGCTGGACGTCTCTCTGACCGATCTCGGTATGGACTCGCTCATGGCGGGCCAGATCCGCAATGCGCTTGCCAAGCATCTCGAGATCGACTTCCCGACCATGGGCCTGATGCGTGGACCGACCCTCACCGAACTCGCGGCCGAGGTTCTCGCTCAGGTTGCCGGCACCGAGGACCTCCCCGCGTCGGCGCCGGAGACCTCCGGCCCGCAGCGCTGGTTCCGGACGACGAGGGACCGATCGGACACCTCTTCGCTGCGGGTTTTCGCGTTGCCCTTCTTCGGTGGCGGCGCTTCGGTCTTCGGCCCGTGGGCTGACCACCTGCCCAACTCCATCGAGGTAGTGGCAATTCAGTATCCGGGTCGGGAGGAACGCATCGACGAGGCTCCGATCGACTCTATGCCGGCGCTGATCGCCGACCTGGCAGATGCCATGCTGCCGCACCTCGACAGACCTTTCGCGATCTACGGGCACAGCATGGGCGGGCTGCTCGCCTACGAGCTCACGAAGTATCTCGAGCGGCAGTACGCCGAGATTCCGAGGAAGCTCATTGTGGCAGGCTGGCCGTCCCCCGCGCTCGTCGAGCGGTACCTGCGCAACTTCGAACGCCTCGATGGCTTCGACATCGACCGTGAATCCGACGTCGGAGTGCTGCGGGCGCTGCGCGACAACGGCCTGTTCACAGCGGACGTCGACGACGCGTCTGTCGAGCCGCTGATGCCGTCGATCCGGGCGGACCTGAGGATGCTCGGGAACTACCGCTTCGAGAACAGTGTCGTGGTGCAGGCGCCGATCACGGTGCTTCGTGGCGCTGAGGACCCGCTGTTCGACGAGGGGCGCCTGCGGGCATGGGAAGACATGACGAGCGGAACCTTCTCGTTCACGACCGTCGTCGGCGACCATCTGTTCGTCCGGAATCCAGGAGCAGGGGTGATGCGAACGATCGCGGCCGAGCTGTCGTAG
- a CDS encoding PfkB family carbohydrate kinase has product MSVVTLTMNPAIDIATRTDKVRATDKMRCATPRFDPGGGGINVARTVVALGEHASAIFPAGWHTGRFLTGLLRFRQLDGGATVSRTGETTMWTWTIPIHDQPPAGE; this is encoded by the coding sequence ATGTCGGTCGTCACGCTCACGATGAATCCCGCGATCGACATCGCCACCCGCACCGACAAGGTGCGGGCGACCGACAAGATGCGATGTGCCACACCGCGGTTCGACCCCGGCGGTGGCGGCATCAACGTTGCCCGTACCGTGGTCGCGCTGGGCGAGCACGCTAGCGCGATCTTCCCGGCAGGCTGGCATACGGGCCGGTTTCTCACCGGCCTGCTCCGTTTCCGGCAACTCGACGGCGGTGCGACGGTATCTCGCACCGGCGAAACCACTATGTGGACATGGACGATCCCGATCCACGACCAACCACCGGCCGGCGAATGA
- a CDS encoding helix-turn-helix domain-containing protein, producing the protein MFTCAEAVGAAGSGQATRIDVHPHPQLRPALLQQYRGYPITSTPHRRDYVPAGTVVRLIIKLVDSAQRPPEFLIGARDRYVPIDGPCAPSYIELSLSPLGAFTLFGIPGIELNNQLADLSDVIGCRYRGVVERIRDQHTWHGRFNLLDNFLLERLENGSRPLPEVQQAWSLLSATGGAIPIRRIAQDVGWSHKHLITKFTHHVGLTPKTAARLIRFDRARQHMLLAPQARLIDIAATYGYADQSHFTREFRQFTSTTPTGYLGSNPEP; encoded by the coding sequence GTGTTTACCTGTGCCGAGGCGGTTGGTGCCGCCGGTTCGGGTCAGGCGACGCGAATCGACGTTCATCCGCACCCGCAATTGCGGCCTGCCCTGCTACAACAGTATCGCGGGTATCCGATCACGAGCACACCGCACCGACGAGACTACGTGCCCGCCGGCACGGTTGTTCGCCTTATCATCAAGCTCGTCGATTCGGCGCAACGCCCGCCGGAGTTTCTCATCGGGGCCCGCGACCGATACGTTCCCATCGACGGTCCTTGTGCGCCGTCCTATATCGAGCTGTCCTTGAGCCCGCTGGGTGCGTTCACATTGTTCGGCATCCCGGGTATCGAATTGAACAACCAACTGGCCGATCTCTCGGACGTCATCGGGTGCCGTTACCGCGGCGTGGTCGAGCGCATCCGAGACCAGCACACCTGGCATGGCCGGTTCAACCTGCTCGACAATTTCCTGCTCGAACGCCTCGAGAACGGATCCCGGCCGCTGCCGGAGGTACAGCAGGCCTGGTCTCTGCTGTCCGCCACCGGCGGAGCGATACCGATCCGCCGGATCGCGCAGGATGTGGGATGGAGCCATAAACATCTGATTACAAAGTTCACTCATCATGTCGGATTGACTCCGAAGACAGCGGCGCGGCTGATCCGATTCGACCGGGCCCGGCAGCACATGCTCCTCGCCCCGCAGGCGCGATTGATCGATATCGCGGCAACCTACGGGTATGCCGATCAGTCTCACTTCACCCGCGAATTCCGTCAATTCACGAGTACCACGCCGACCGGGTATCTCGGGTCGAACCCAGAACCTTGA
- a CDS encoding glycoside hydrolase family 65 protein gives MDRIVTCVADSPDRTGTGRVLHSLRHAWRTGVDGLLAAHRDTWARRWRDVGIELPDDPETELAVRFALFQLWCNTGSIHGESAVGARGISGPGYRGHIFWDSDVFVLPALVSIDTAAAGAMVAYRVHRLDAARKRARSDGRRGARFPWESAADGTDVTPRSGYLGGVPVPILTGTREEHITADIAWAAHHYAEWSGTAPARELLTETARYWASRARTDRDGRGHIDGVIGPDEYHEYVDDNAYTNVMARWNLRRAARLAPRNTWEAEEFEQWNELADGIVDQLYSDGRYEQFTGYFDLEPLTAAAVAGRPVAADVLLGQARVAGSQLIKQPDVLMLHHLVPEEVAPGSLVPNLEFYGPRTTHGSSLSPAIMAALLARAGRADEALEMLRPALRLDLDDRTATTAAGLHMATLGGVWQALLVGFAGPETVAEAAVPVMLVPEARGTSVIAVNYPMPYSGNR, from the coding sequence GTGGACCGGATCGTGACCTGCGTCGCGGACTCTCCCGATCGGACCGGTACCGGGCGTGTCCTGCACAGCCTGCGGCACGCCTGGCGGACCGGCGTCGACGGTCTGCTCGCTGCCCACCGCGACACCTGGGCGCGGCGCTGGCGGGACGTGGGTATCGAACTGCCCGACGATCCGGAAACCGAACTCGCCGTGCGTTTCGCACTGTTTCAACTGTGGTGCAACACCGGCAGCATCCACGGCGAATCGGCGGTGGGTGCCCGCGGGATCTCCGGCCCCGGCTATCGCGGCCACATCTTCTGGGACTCGGATGTTTTCGTCCTGCCCGCGCTGGTGAGTATCGACACGGCCGCGGCCGGCGCTATGGTCGCGTATCGCGTGCACCGGCTGGATGCGGCGCGGAAACGGGCCCGGTCGGACGGTCGGCGTGGCGCTCGCTTTCCATGGGAATCGGCCGCCGACGGCACCGATGTCACCCCGCGCAGCGGATACCTCGGCGGAGTCCCGGTGCCGATCCTCACCGGCACCAGGGAGGAACACATCACCGCCGATATCGCTTGGGCGGCACACCATTACGCGGAATGGTCCGGTACTGCTCCGGCGCGGGAATTGCTGACCGAGACGGCCCGGTACTGGGCGTCGCGGGCACGGACCGACCGCGACGGCCGTGGGCACATCGATGGCGTGATCGGCCCCGACGAATATCACGAGTACGTCGACGACAACGCCTACACCAATGTGATGGCGCGCTGGAATCTGCGGCGCGCGGCTCGGTTGGCGCCCAGAAACACCTGGGAGGCAGAGGAATTCGAGCAATGGAACGAGCTGGCCGACGGCATCGTGGATCAGCTGTACTCCGACGGCCGCTACGAGCAGTTCACCGGGTACTTCGATCTCGAGCCGCTGACCGCCGCCGCGGTTGCCGGCCGCCCGGTCGCCGCGGACGTACTGCTCGGACAGGCCCGCGTGGCCGGTTCCCAGCTGATCAAACAGCCGGACGTGCTGATGCTGCACCATCTCGTGCCCGAAGAGGTCGCTCCCGGCTCGCTGGTACCGAACCTGGAGTTCTACGGACCGCGCACCACCCACGGATCCTCGCTGTCGCCGGCGATCATGGCCGCCCTGCTCGCGCGTGCCGGCCGCGCAGACGAGGCCCTGGAGATGCTTCGTCCCGCACTCCGATTGGATCTGGACGACCGCACGGCCACCACCGCCGCCGGGCTGCACATGGCCACCCTCGGCGGAGTCTGGCAGGCTTTGCTCGTGGGTTTCGCGGGTCCGGAAACGGTGGCCGAGGCCGCGGTCCCGGTGATGCTCGTGCCGGAGGCGCGGGGGACTTCGGTCATCGCCGTGAACTACCCGATGCCCTACTCGGGGAATCGGTGA
- a CDS encoding Hsp20/alpha crystallin family protein has translation MSLLPAHRRGSLLSEFTDLWNAFPPGMVPVFGTHLLRVEDTVDDGHYVVRAEIPGIDPAKDVEVSVHNGQLTIRAERSERHEEKGRSEFSYGSFVRTVTLPTGAQDQGVEANYAKGILTVSVPMKEPKEQVKKIEVKPGE, from the coding sequence ATGAGTCTGCTTCCCGCCCACCGCCGGGGTTCGCTGCTGTCCGAATTCACCGATTTGTGGAACGCCTTCCCGCCCGGAATGGTACCGGTCTTCGGCACCCACCTGTTGCGTGTGGAGGACACCGTCGACGACGGCCACTACGTGGTGCGCGCGGAGATTCCCGGCATCGATCCGGCGAAGGATGTCGAGGTGTCGGTGCACAACGGACAGCTCACCATCAGGGCCGAGCGCAGCGAACGGCATGAGGAGAAGGGTCGTTCCGAGTTCAGCTACGGCTCGTTCGTCCGCACGGTGACACTGCCTACGGGCGCCCAGGACCAGGGTGTCGAGGCCAATTACGCCAAGGGCATTCTCACCGTCTCCGTGCCGATGAAGGAACCGAAAGAACAGGTCAAGAAGATCGAGGTCAAGCCCGGCGAATAG